The DNA segment CCCGCGCCCGCTTCGCCGCCCGCGGCATCCGCGTGATCGAAGCCCCGGTCAGCGAAGTCGTCGACGACGAGGACGGTGCCCTGGCAGGGGCGCGTCTGGACGACGGCATCGTCGTGGCACGGTGCGTCCTGGCCGTGGCCACGCGGATGCAGGCCCGCACCGAGGGGTTGGACGGGTTGAACCCGCCGATCGAGGAACTGTCCGACAACATGGGCCGCCGCTTCGCTTCCACCATGGCCGGCACCACCGCGGTCCCCGGCGCGTGGGTGGCGGGCAACGCCACCGATCTCACCGCCCGGATCGGCGCCTCCGCGACGGCCGGAGCCCTGGCCGGCTCCCACCTCAACGCCCTGCTGGCCACCGTGGACACCGACGCCGCGCGCGCGACCACCCGTTGACACAGCAGCCCCGCTGCTGACGAACCGCGCGACCGTGATCCAGCGGTCCGCGCGGTCAGCACGCCCCTCTCTCACCAACGTGGCGACCGGCCTGCCCCGGCGCGGCAGCCGCGCGCGACCACCCGTTGACACAGCAGCCCCGCTGCTGACGAACCGCGCGACCGTGATCCAGCGGTCCGCGCGGTCAGCACGCCCCTCTCTCACCGACGTGGCGACCGGCCTGCCCCGGCGCTGCTTCAGCATGCCCCTTTTCGGAAGGAAAACATGAGTACCCATCAGCCTCTTCAGGCGGCGGCCGCACAGACCAGCAGCGAGGACGCGCCGGATCCGCGTCAGCTGCGCGCGATCCTGATCACCGTCTCGATCGCCCTGATGGCCGTCATCGCCTCGGTGTCCGGACTGAACGTCGCCCAGACCCACATGGCCGTCGAGTGGGGCGCCTCGCAGACCACCGTCCTGTGGATCATCAACATCTACACCCTCGCCCTGGCCGCCCTGCTGCTGCCGCTCGGAGCGATCGGAGACCGCCTGGGCCGTAAGCCCATGCTGATCGCCGGGCTGATCGTCTTCACTGCGGCCAGCGTCGTCGCGGGACTCGCGCCGTCGGCCGGGGTGATGATCGGCGCCCGCGTGGCGGCCGGGATCAGCGCCGCGACGATCATGCCGATCACTCTGGCCGTCATCACCTCCACCTTCCCCGAGAAGGAGCGGGGCAAGGCGATCGGCGTGTGGACTGGTGTCGCCGGAGGCGGCGGCATCCTGGGCATGTTCCTCTCCGCCCTTCTGGTCGACGTCGCCGACTGGCGCTACCTGTTCGTCCTGCCCGTGGCCCTGGCCGTCGTCGCACTGGCGATGACGCTGAAGTCGGTGCCCAACTCCCTTGAGCGCTCCGCCCATTCCTTCGACACCATCGGTGCGCTGCTCTCCACCACCGCCGTGATCGGCCTCATCTTCGTGCTGCAGGAGGGTCCCGAACGCGGCTGGACCGCCCCCGTCACCCTGATCAGCCTGGCCGTCGGCATCGTCGCCGCCATCGCTTTCGTCGCCTGGGAGCTGCACCGCCGGGACGCCTCCCTGCTGGACGTACGTCTCTTCCGTGAGCGTGGCCTGGCCTGCGGCTCGATCACGCTGCTGGTCGTCTTCGGTGTTCAGGCCGGCATCGCTGTGGTCCTCTTCCCGTTCTTCCAGGCCGTCCTGGGCTGGTCCGGGCTGCTGTCGACCGCAGCCATGATGCCGATGGCCGTCATGATGATGATCACCTCCGGCCTCGCCCCCAAAATGGCCGCCAGGATCGGCACCCGCTCCACCATGACCGTGGGCGTCGCTCTGGCCACACTCGGTCTGGCCCTGATGGCCCTGTTCGTGTCCGTCGACGGCGGCTACCTGTCCATCCTGGGCGGCATGCTCGCCATGGGCATCGGCATGGGACTGTCGATGACACCCTCCACGGAGGCCATCACCAGCTCACTGCCTCGCGCCAAGCAGGGGGTTGCCTCCGCGCTCAACGACGTCACCCGCGAGTTCGGCACCGCGCTCGGTGTCGCGATGCTCGGCGCGCTCCTGGCCAGCGGCTACCGCGGCGCCATCGACGGCAAGCTCGACGGTCTCCCCACCGGAGCCGCGGACACCGCCCGCGAGGGCATCGCCAACGCCATCGAGGTCGCCCCGGCGGCCGGCAGCCGCTCCCAGGACTTGGTCCACGCCGCGCAGCAGTCCTTCGTCGACGGCTGGCAGCAGGCCATGTGGATCGGCGCCGCCGTCATGGCCGTGCTGCTCGTCTACGTAGCCCTGCGCGGGCCGAAGAGCACCGCTCCCCTTCCGGCCGACGACGCAGCGACCACGGAGGGCATCCCCGCGGAGAACGTCACCGCTCACTGACCTCGCAGAACCCCGGTCCACGGGCGGTGTACGAGCACCGTCACGTGCCAGCCGGCCGCTGGGTGCGACACGGCCTCGTGACGCACCCAGCGGCCCTCCAGCTCCCGAGCACGGCCCACCACCCCTGTTACCTGCAGGAGTAGCAATCATGAGCACCTTCGAGCTGACCACGGAGACCTTCAAGGCATCGTCCGCTGGGACGTCCCCCTTCCGGCCGGCGGCAGGCGCGCGGTCACGCTGGTCTACGAGCTGTCGGCGAGCGCCAAGGTCGCCGGGCTCCGAGCGGATCCAGCCCGCCCGTGGATCGCTTGGTCGGGCCGCTCGGTCAGCGGGTGTACCGGACGCCCAGCCAGGGCGCACGGTCGGCGATGAGCCCGGGCGGGGTGTGCACCGCGTCCGCCTTGACATGATTCTCGTAACGGACGTTCGATGCGAAATCGCTCGACGGGTGACCGCACACCGATGTCGGCGATCACGGTGTTGATTCGGGTTCGGGGTGTTGGCGTGGCAGGCTGTGCCTTCTTACTGTCCGATCCCAGGAGGTCATCATGGCTGGCGAGTCTTCATCGCACGAAGGTCCGGAGCCGGTCGAGTCCGAGAGCTCTCCTCTCACACCCGAGGAGGAGGGCAACGACGACCTCAAGCGCAAGTTCCGTGAGGCTCTGGAGCGTAAGCGCGGCGAGCAGGTGCAGGGTGCCGCGCACACGGATGCGTCGAAGATCCGCGGCACGCACGGTCCGGCCGCGAGCCAGCGGTCGTTTCGGCGTAAGAGCGGCGGCTGATTGTCACGCCGACGACCTGAGGCCCGCCGCCGCACCCTGCTGGGCGCCGTCGGCGTCGACGGCGGCCCCGCACACCACCGGTCCATGCGTCCCACCGGCACTCCAGTCACGCTGCCTGTGACGGCGGCGGGGAGCGGTTCGGGCTGGCCGCCGTCCTGCTCCACGACGGGCACCTGCGCTGCCGAGCCGGTCGACCGGTAAGCATAGGGGCTGCCGACAGCACGGCGAGGAAGATCAGCGCAACTGGTGCTGGTTTCCTCGCCGTTTGTGACTGGGCTGAGCACTTCAGTTGGCCGTGTGAGCGTCACAGTTGGCCATCACGTGATCTACTCGGCGCGGGTCGGGCACCCGGCCGCGGGGGGCACTGGCTCATCCGGTCTCACCAGTCCGACAGGACCGCGAAGCGGATGCGGCGGGCACGCCGCTGACTCGTCAGCCCGCCGCTTGCTGAAGACCGTCGGGTATGAGGTCCAGTCCAAATTCGAAACCGACCGCGCCTGAGGTTCCTCCTGCCGGCCGCCGCACACGCCGCAGGGTGGTCCGGCCCGTTCCGGGAGCACCTTGTGGGCGGCACGCCCGGCTTCGCCGTCCGGTTCGGCGGCGTGACGCGTCCGGCGGAGCGGGGCGCTCGTCCGCGGCGGCAGGGCCCGAGCGGTACGGAAGCACATATGCACGAGCGCACCGCCGCACCTGACACGGGGCGACGCTCCCGACGACGTCCCCCGCGGGACCGGGGACGCCGCTCCACGGGACCGGGGACACCGCTCCGCGGCGCGACTTGCCCGTTCAGCCGGTCGGACACTCCCTCCGGGCGACACGCATCGAAAGGGTCACGGACGGCGCACCCGCGGCACCGGGAGCCCGGCGGGGAGACTCAACAGACCACATGATTCACGTATGCACATTCACTGAATCGTTTTCTGACAACGTTCGACAATCCCGTCCCGTGATCGGTAAAGCCAATTCTCGCAGGTAGAGACCACCACTCCACACCCTCGCACTGTCGATAACGGTTTGTGTTTGGTTCCGTGATTTCCCGATGGACTGTGTTGACTTTACGAGTCGTTAACAGTCAATGTGTGCGCACCCCGACCGCTCTGGGACACATAGCAGAGCGGCGCGCACCTGAGGAGACGTCATGTCACTGCGGACCCAACGCCCCATGTTGCGCCGGACCCTGGCGGCCCTTGCCGCCCTTCCCCTGCTCGCCACGGCGGCGTGCGGCGGCTCCGGCACCGAGGACAGCGCCTCGGGCGGTCAGGGCACATGTGAGAAGAGCGAGGGCAAGGTCGAGCTGACGTACTGGTCCTGGATCCCCGGCGTCGAGAAGGCGGTGGCCGAGTGGAACCGCCAGAACCCGGACATCCAGGTGTCCGTCAAGTCGACCCCGAACGGCAACGCCGGCACGTACCAGAACATGGCCAACGCCCTGAAGACGGGCAACGCCCCCGACCTCGGTCAGATCGAGTACGACTCGCTGGCGAGCTTCCGCCTCCAGGAGGGCCTCACCG comes from the Streptomyces sp. KMM 9044 genome and includes:
- a CDS encoding MFS transporter; protein product: MSTHQPLQAAAAQTSSEDAPDPRQLRAILITVSIALMAVIASVSGLNVAQTHMAVEWGASQTTVLWIINIYTLALAALLLPLGAIGDRLGRKPMLIAGLIVFTAASVVAGLAPSAGVMIGARVAAGISAATIMPITLAVITSTFPEKERGKAIGVWTGVAGGGGILGMFLSALLVDVADWRYLFVLPVALAVVALAMTLKSVPNSLERSAHSFDTIGALLSTTAVIGLIFVLQEGPERGWTAPVTLISLAVGIVAAIAFVAWELHRRDASLLDVRLFRERGLACGSITLLVVFGVQAGIAVVLFPFFQAVLGWSGLLSTAAMMPMAVMMMITSGLAPKMAARIGTRSTMTVGVALATLGLALMALFVSVDGGYLSILGGMLAMGIGMGLSMTPSTEAITSSLPRAKQGVASALNDVTREFGTALGVAMLGALLASGYRGAIDGKLDGLPTGAADTAREGIANAIEVAPAAGSRSQDLVHAAQQSFVDGWQQAMWIGAAVMAVLLVYVALRGPKSTAPLPADDAATTEGIPAENVTAH
- a CDS encoding DUF5302 domain-containing protein, translating into MAGESSSHEGPEPVESESSPLTPEEEGNDDLKRKFREALERKRGEQVQGAAHTDASKIRGTHGPAASQRSFRRKSGG